The following are from one region of the Acanthopagrus latus isolate v.2019 chromosome 2, fAcaLat1.1, whole genome shotgun sequence genome:
- the il12a gene encoding interleukin-12 subunit alpha isoform X1, which produces MTICNLYFSSCVLLLLTSSWRAASGLPLRTLSPERCEQCSSLFRSLLLNISGLPDNEGLCYGITSSKAVVKSSAETVLACAPTQSSGCMMQRNSSFSESECMRNIMKDLAHYDAVIQSYLRITPVPLLNPTLGIIQDLRKTCSPMADGDSDSSEQDVAQMWGNDSFINRQEMCKMMRGFYARLITINRAMGYISSGDHRM; this is translated from the exons ATGACAATCTGTAATCTGT ACTTCTCCAGCtgcgtgctgctgctgctcacctcCAGCTGGCGCGCAGCCTCGGGACTCCCGCTGCGCACTCTGAGCCCGGAGAGGTGCGAGCAGTGCTCGTCTCTGTTCAGGAGCCTCCTGCTCAACATCTCAGGGCTGCCCGACAAC gaggGTCTGTGTTATGGCATCACCTCTAGTAAAGCGGTGGTGAAGAGCAGCGCAGAGACAGTTCTGGCCTGCGCACCCACTCAG AGCTCAGGCTGCATGATGCAGAGAAACTCATCCTTCAGCGAG AGCGAATGTATGAGGAACATCATGAAGGACCTGGCCCACTACGATGCCGTGATCCAGTCCTACCTCAGGATCACTCCAGTTCCACTTCTGAACCCAACTCTGGGGATTATCCAGGACCTGAGGAAG acatGCTCCCCGATGGCGGATGGAGACAGCGACTCCTCTGAg CAGGACGTGGCGCAGATGTGGGGGAACGACAGCTTCATCAACAGGCAGGAGATGTGTAAGATGATGCGAGGCTTCTACGCCCGCCTCATCACCATCAACCGGGCTATGGGCTACATCTCCTCGGGAGACCACAGGATGTAA
- the il12a gene encoding interleukin-12 subunit alpha isoform X2, with product MTICNLYFSSCVLLLLTSSWRAASGLPLRTLSPERCEQCSSLFRSLLLNISGLPDNEGLCYGITSSKAVVKSSAETVLACAPTQSSGCMMQRNSSFSESECMRNIMKDLAHYDAVIQSYLRITPVPLLNPTLGIIQDLRKTCSPMADGDSDSSEDVAQMWGNDSFINRQEMCKMMRGFYARLITINRAMGYISSGDHRM from the exons ATGACAATCTGTAATCTGT ACTTCTCCAGCtgcgtgctgctgctgctcacctcCAGCTGGCGCGCAGCCTCGGGACTCCCGCTGCGCACTCTGAGCCCGGAGAGGTGCGAGCAGTGCTCGTCTCTGTTCAGGAGCCTCCTGCTCAACATCTCAGGGCTGCCCGACAAC gaggGTCTGTGTTATGGCATCACCTCTAGTAAAGCGGTGGTGAAGAGCAGCGCAGAGACAGTTCTGGCCTGCGCACCCACTCAG AGCTCAGGCTGCATGATGCAGAGAAACTCATCCTTCAGCGAG AGCGAATGTATGAGGAACATCATGAAGGACCTGGCCCACTACGATGCCGTGATCCAGTCCTACCTCAGGATCACTCCAGTTCCACTTCTGAACCCAACTCTGGGGATTATCCAGGACCTGAGGAAG acatGCTCCCCGATGGCGGATGGAGACAGCGACTCCTCTGAg GACGTGGCGCAGATGTGGGGGAACGACAGCTTCATCAACAGGCAGGAGATGTGTAAGATGATGCGAGGCTTCTACGCCCGCCTCATCACCATCAACCGGGCTATGGGCTACATCTCCTCGGGAGACCACAGGATGTAA
- the si:dkeyp-97b10.3 gene encoding uncharacterized protein si:dkeyp-97b10.3: MASCGAASHLEDGDGDIPAPENKDNTGTSTEDSSEDEDEEEEDEEEAEDSEGSADKFGGEEDNEEAEAEEFKNESVARPEAEVSNGKDERAFKFCCEKCKAVQQSHGNELVTPRRISKGRLQVQLEGEGTFECSVTGLVFEASERVLVRYSVLSWSKFGSFLRDSWKFAGPIFNVDTVNKDASVLKSIQFPHSVCLADPENEMTFSVLHIKDNRPLIEPTVDHSGSHVKWNVTSLSPVGPIIQTNQSVEHHGVVLVYKQAGSDNNNYSFHVYLATNSSSDIKDITKQVRSYKNRYIKIDKPPTCKLDEGTYRLVSEPEGEIKPEDLKFTLAVTKMKGYFEAFFEQPPPFKLSLIEINTEETVWSATIREGDCVENTEKKPRKRTNSRQRSSSPSEEETACKRPRWQDESDGVRTVMTRDMSEKQLLQVAKRLGKEWKQVAIYLELNSRELDEIQAVEKDVTMQKLKMLVEWKSRRRPGEATAYHLWKSVEDLDDLPNEVHQTLQDMMDNRAAK, from the exons ACAACACGGGAACATCCACTGAGGACAGCtcagaggacgaggacgaggaggaggaggatgaagaggaggctgaggatTCTG AAGGCAGCGCTGATAAGtttggaggagaggaag ACAACGAAGAGGCCGAGGCCGAGGAGTTTAAAAACG AGTCAGTCGCTAGACCTGAAGCAGAGGTTTCAAATGGGAAAG ATGAAAGGGCCTTCAaattctgctgtgaaaaatgtaaagctgTTCAGCAG agCCACGGCAATGAGCTGGTCACACCCAGGAGGATCTCTAAGGGACGATTACA GGTGCAGCTGGAAGGAGAGGGCACATTCGAGTGTTCGGTCACCGGCCTGGTGTTTGAGGCATCGGAGCGAGTCCTCGTGCGGTACTCAGTCCTGTCCTGGTCCAAGTTTGGCTCGTTCCTCAGGGACTCCTGGAAGTTCGCTGGACCCATCTTTAACGTGGACACCGTCAACAAGGATGCGTCCGTGCTCAAGTCCATCCAGTTCCCTCACTCCGTCTGTCTTGCTG ATCCAGAAAATGAGATGACATTCAGCGTCCTGCACATAAAGGACAACCGTCCACTCATCGAGCCGACAGTGGACCACTCAGGTAGCCACGTCAAGTGGAATGTAACGTCCTTGTCACCCGTGGGTCCCATAATTCAGACGAACCAGTCCGTAGAGCACCACGGGGTGGTCCTCGTCTACAAGCAGGCGGGCAGcgacaacaacaactacagcttcCACGTCTACCTGGCCACCAACAGTTCATCTGACATCAAG GATATTACCAAACAGGTGCGGAGCTACAAGAATCGCTACATTAAGATAGACAAGCCTCCCACGTGTAAACTGGACGAGGGGACGTATCGCCTCGTGAGCGAGCCGGAGGGAGAGATCAAACCTGAG GACTTGAAATTCACCCTTGCAGTGACGAAGATGAAGGGTTACTTTGAAGCTTTCTTCGAGCAGCCTCCTCCCTTTAAATTGTCTCTCATAGAGATCAACACCGAGGAGACCGTGTGGTCGGCCACCATCAGAGAAG GTGACTGTGTggagaacacagagaagaagcCGAGGAAAAGGACGAACA gcagacagaggagcagcagcccCTCAGAAGAGGAGACGGCCTGTAAAAGGCCTCGATGGCAGGACGAGTCAG ACGGAGTGAGAACGGTGATGACTCGGGACATGTcagagaagcagctgctgcaggtggccAAGCGGCTCGGGAAGGAGTGGAAGCAGGTGGCCATCTATCTGGAGTTGAACTCCAGGGAGCTGGATGAAATTCAAGCGGTGGAGAAAGACGTGACCATGCAGAAGCTGAAGATGCTGGTGGAGTGGAAGAGCAGAAGGCGGCCGGGGGAGGCCACGGCGTACCACCTGTGGAAGAGTGTGGAGGACCTGGATGACCTGCCAAATGAGGTCCATCAGACTCTACAAG acatGATGGACAATCGAGCAGCTAAGTGA